GCCGGCGAAGAACGGGCGACCCTGCGGGGTCGCGAAGACCGTCATGGGCCAGCCGCCCTGCCCGGTGAGGGCCTGGGTGGCGCGCATGTAGACCGCGTCGACGTCCGGGTGCTCCTCGCGGTCCACCTTGACGGGGACGAAGTGGGCGTTCACCAGGGCCGCGACGTCGGCGTCCTCGAAGGACTCGTGCGCCATCACGTGGCACCAGTGGCAGGCCGAGTAGCCGATCGAGATCAGCAGCGGGACGCCGCGGCGCTCGGCCTCCGCGAGCGCGTCGGCCCCCCAGGGCCACCAGTCGACCGGGTTGCCGGCGTGCTGGAGCAGGTAGGGGCTGGTCGCGTCCGCGAGGCGATTGGGCATGGTTCAACCCTGCCAGACGCGCGGGGCGCCGGGCGCCGGGGGCTCAGGGCTGGTCGGTGCCCCGGCGATCGCCGCGGGCCTGCTGCGCCCGCACCTCGTCGGAGGTGGGCAGGTCGGGGTAGTCGGCCCGCTTCAGGTGCTTGCGCATGTTCACGAACAGCAGGAGCAGCGCGATGAGGAGCACCAGCGTGACGACGAGCGCCAGCCAGCCGGGGGCCTGGGCGGCCCCTAGATCGTGTAGTACCACTCGTCCACCTTATCCGCGCACGTGGTCGGGATCCCCGCGAACAGGTCGTCCTCGGGCAGGGAGGAGGGCACGTGCGACTCGACGAGCTGGTAGTCCTCGGTCGGCCAGGCCTTCTGCTGCAGGGCGAGCGGCACCGCGAACCAGAAACCGTCCGGGTCGACCTGGGTGGCGTGCGCGCGCAGGGCGTCGTCGCGGACGCCGAAGTAGTCCGACGCCGGGATGAACGTGGTCAGCCGCTCCGCCTGCCGCGGGTCCTCGGGCCAGTTGCTCAGCCGCTCCCGGTAGGGCGACTCCAGCCCGTTCTCGTGCATCACCGCATCGAGGGCGACCGTGCGGGCGCGGTGGAAGTTCTGGTGGTAGTAGACCTTGGGCACCTGCCAGGGCTCGCCCAGGACCGGCGACGCGGGCGCGTCCGCGGCGATCTCGAGGCCGCGCATCGTGACCTCGTGGGTCCGGATGTGGTCGGGGTGCGGGTAGCCGCCGTTCTCGTCGTACGTGACGACCACGTGCGGGCGGAACTCGCGGATGATCGCCGCCAGGTCGGTGGCGGCCTCGTCGAGGTCGGCCAGCGCGAAGCAGCCCTCGGGCAGCGGCGGCAGCGGGTCGCCCTCCGGCAGCCCCGAGTCGACGTAGCCGAGCCAGCGCTGCTGGACGCCGAGGATCTCGCGGGCGCGCGCCATCTCGGCGCGGCGCAGGTCGGCGATGTTGGCCACGTTCTCGGGGGTGTCCATCTTCGGGTTGAGGATGTCGCCGCGTTCGCCCCCGGTGGCCGTCACGACGAGCACCTGGACGCCCTCGGCGACGTACTTGGCCATGGTGGCCGCGCCCTTGCTCGACTCGTCGTCGGGGTGCGCGTGCACCGCCATCAGCCGCAGGGGGCGCCCCTCGGCGTCCACCCGGACCTGGGGAATCTCACACATGCGGGCCATTCTCCCCCGTCGCCCAAGCCCCGAGGCCCCCGTCTCGACCGCACGCCGGGCGCCGGTCGGCGCCGGCTCGCCGCGCGTGCGGCGGGAGCGGGCAGAATGGGAGCGTGACGACGCACACCGAGACCGACGCCGAACGCATCGCCCGCCGCTACCCCGGCAGCCGGACGCCGCGGTGGCTGTGGCTGGTCGCGGTGGCCGCGATCCTGGCGGTCGGCGTCCCTTGGCTGATCTGGACCGCCACGTACGGCGCCAACCCGGCGATCAGCGCCAAGATCGTCAGCTTCAGCGTCACGTCGGACCAGACGATCGACGTGCGCGTCACCACGCAGCGTCCCGACCCGGCCCGCCCCGCGGTGTGCACGCTGACCGCCCAGGCCGTCACCTACGACACCGTGGGCCAGTACGTCCTGGAACTGCCGCCGGGCTCGGAGGAACTCGAGCACCACGACGTGACCATCCGCACGTTCAAGCGGCCCACGTCGGTCAAGATCGAGGGCTGCACCCCGCGCTGATCGGCCCCCGTCTCTCACCCCACTGGTAGGCTTGTTCAATGTCTGACACGCAAACATCCACCGTTTGGCTGACCCAGGAGGCCTACGACAAGCTCACGGGTGAGCTCGAGTTCCTCAAGGGCGAAGGGCGGTCCACGGTGTCGGCCAAGATCGCCCAGGCACGCGACGAAGGTGACCTCTCCGAGAACGGCGGCTACCACGCCGCGCGCGAGGAGCAGGGCCAGCAGGAGGCGCGCATCCGCCAGTTGGAGGCCATGCTCCGCGACGCGAAGATCGGCGAGGCGCCGGCGTCCAGCAAGAAGGTGGCCCCCGGCATGACCGTCACCATCGCCTACGACGACGACCCCGAAGACACCGACACGTTCCTGCTGGGCTCCCGCGAGCTGATCGGGGTGACCGACACCGCCGTGGAGGTCTTCAGCCCGCAGTCCCCCCTGGGCGCGGCGATCGTGGGCGCCAAGAAGGGCCAGAAGGTGTCCTACCAGGCCCCCACCGGCGCGACCATCCACGTCACGATCCTCGACTTCGAGGTCTTCACCGGCTGATCCCCCGCACGCACGACGCCCCGGTCACCCGCAGGTGACCGGGGCGTCGGTTCGTCTCTACAGCCGCGCCAGCAGATCGGCGGCGACGTCGGGCGCCAGCGTCCCGGCCGCGACCTGGGCCAAGACCTGGTCCCGCACCGCGTCGCCCGCCTTGCCGGCGGTGGCGTCGGCGCTGGCCCGACCGGACCCCGCGCGCTCGCCCGGCGCGGGGCCGGACGCCGGACCGGCCTCCCGCGGCGCCTCGGCCTCCTCGGGGGCGTCCGCGCCGTCGCCGGGACGCTCGGCCGCCTCGCCGGCCAGCCCCAGCCGCTCGAGCAGGTCGTTGAACCGGGCCCGCGCCGTCGGGTAGGAGACCCCGAGGTGCTTCTCGACCTCCTTGAGGTTGCCGCGCGAGGTCAGGAAGACCCGCAGCAGGTCCAGGTCGGCGTCGTTCAGCGCGCAGTAGGGGCAGGGCGCGAACGACCCGACGAGTTCGGTGCCGCAGCCCGGGCAGCCCAGCCGCGAGACGGCGAGATGCTCGCCGCAGACGGGGCAGTCGGCGGGGGCGCGGTGCAGGTGGGCGCTCACGCCTCCACCTTCTTCACGGTCGCGGTCCCCATGACCACCTCCAGGTCGAGGCGGGCTGCGCCGGCGCCGATCAGGTACTCGTCGACCTGCGCGCCCTCGTCGGGCCACACCACGCGGCCGACCTGCGTCTGGGAGCGGATCGTCACCGACGAGCGCGGCGCCAGCGCGACGGTCAGCGAACCCGACTCGATCTTGAGCCGCGAGCGGCCGGTGTTGATGGGTCCCTCGACGGTGCCCGACCCGGCCTGCACCAGCGCGTCGGTGACCCGGCGCACCCCGGTGGCGGCCATGCCGCCCGCGGTGACGCGGACGCGCCCCAGGAACGGGACGCCGGTCACGTTGAGGCTGCCCGCGGTGAGCTCGATGTCCACCTCGATGGCCGGGTTCACGCGGACCGTCAGGCCGCGCGCCAGCGTGATGCCGCGCAGGTCGTCCAGGCTCTTGGGCGGGTTGAGCAGGCTGAACCCCTCCAGCTTCGGCCCGAGTTCGCCGTCGGCGGCGACCTCCAGCACCTCGCCCTGGCGGCGCAGCACGTGCTCGCCGGTGACGGACGCCGTGGCGACCGACTTGTCGCCGATGACGGTGACGCGGCGTCCGACGGCGCGGATCGCCACCCGCTCGGTGCCCTTCACGCCCGTGGGGCCCGACGGCTCGTCGTGGTCGTCGGACGCCGCAGCGCCCTCGTTCTTGCGCAGCGTCTCGATGCGGCGCGCCGCCTCGGCGGAGTCGATGTTCCCGGCGGCGAGGTCCGCGAGGATCGAGGAAAGATCAGGCTCACTCATGCAATGAATGGTAAGCGCCCCTTACCAGATTGGTAAGGGGCGCTCGACCCTGATGCGGCCCTGATCTCAGGTCGCGGCCGGGGCCTCCGGCGGCGTCGCGGCCCCCTCCGGAGGCAGCGGGTCGGCGTCGTCGGAGTCGGGGCCGCCCGACGACCCGGACCCCCGCAGCGACCCGACGAAGGCGACCGAGAACGCCAGGAGCGGGATGGCCAGCAGCGCCCCGAGGATGCCGCTGACGATGCCGCCGGCGGTGATGCCGACCAGCACGGCCAGCGGGTGCACGTTGACGGCCTTGCCCATGACGAGCGGCTGCAGGAAGTTGCCCTCCAACTGCATGACCGCGATGACGGCTCCGAGCATGATCAGCGCGCTGACCCAGCCGTGGGTCACCAGCGCGAGCGCCACCGCGACCGCGCCGGCCAGCACCGCGCCGACGATCGGGATGAACGACAGGAAGAACGTCAGCGCGAACAACGCGCCCACCAGCGGCACCCCCAGCA
Above is a window of Propioniciclava coleopterorum DNA encoding:
- the greA gene encoding transcription elongation factor GreA, translated to MSDTQTSTVWLTQEAYDKLTGELEFLKGEGRSTVSAKIAQARDEGDLSENGGYHAAREEQGQQEARIRQLEAMLRDAKIGEAPASSKKVAPGMTVTIAYDDDPEDTDTFLLGSRELIGVTDTAVEVFSPQSPLGAAIVGAKKGQKVSYQAPTGATIHVTILDFEVFTG
- a CDS encoding thioredoxin domain-containing protein, giving the protein MPNRLADATSPYLLQHAGNPVDWWPWGADALAEAERRGVPLLISIGYSACHWCHVMAHESFEDADVAALVNAHFVPVKVDREEHPDVDAVYMRATQALTGQGGWPMTVFATPQGRPFFAGTYFPPEATAAQPSFTQVVTALAEAWDERRDEVLASADGIVEQLGAINTLPVADAAPTCGR
- the mca gene encoding mycothiol conjugate amidase Mca, with translation MCEIPQVRVDAEGRPLRLMAVHAHPDDESSKGAATMAKYVAEGVQVLVVTATGGERGDILNPKMDTPENVANIADLRRAEMARAREILGVQQRWLGYVDSGLPEGDPLPPLPEGCFALADLDEAATDLAAIIREFRPHVVVTYDENGGYPHPDHIRTHEVTMRGLEIAADAPASPVLGEPWQVPKVYYHQNFHRARTVALDAVMHENGLESPYRERLSNWPEDPRQAERLTTFIPASDYFGVRDDALRAHATQVDPDGFWFAVPLALQQKAWPTEDYQLVESHVPSSLPEDDLFAGIPTTCADKVDEWYYTI
- a CDS encoding DUF2089 domain-containing protein; this encodes MSAHLHRAPADCPVCGEHLAVSRLGCPGCGTELVGSFAPCPYCALNDADLDLLRVFLTSRGNLKEVEKHLGVSYPTARARFNDLLERLGLAGEAAERPGDGADAPEEAEAPREAGPASGPAPGERAGSGRASADATAGKAGDAVRDQVLAQVAAGTLAPDVAADLLARL
- a CDS encoding DUF4307 domain-containing protein; the protein is MTTHTETDAERIARRYPGSRTPRWLWLVAVAAILAVGVPWLIWTATYGANPAISAKIVSFSVTSDQTIDVRVTTQRPDPARPAVCTLTAQAVTYDTVGQYVLELPPGSEELEHHDVTIRTFKRPTSVKIEGCTPR